Below is a window of Agrobacterium vitis DNA.
CGGGCTGCAAATCGAAAATCTATTTTTAAACCCAATCCCTTTCCCAAACCGGTCGCTGCTCCATTTTTAAGGAGACAGAATGGTTTCGTCTTTTTGAAAAGGCTTGACTCTGCCACGAGCAATGGAGATGTTTGCCCACCAAAGCGCTTTGGAAGCTGGATGATGGCGATGGCAGGATCGTCCCAGCTCGGGAAACAGGCCATGGAAACAGACGTTGGGATATTGAATAAAGGGAGGACTTTCGTGAAAAAACATCTGCTTATGGGGATTGCCGCTTTATGCCTGGTTGCAGGCGGCGCAAACAGCGCCGAGCTGAAGTTCAAGCCGGGAGAAGATGCAAGGTTCAACTGGAAGAGCTATGAGGAATTCTCCAAGTCTCACCAGTTAAAGGGCCAGACCATTACGATTTTCGGCCCCTGGCGTGGCGAAGACCAGGCGCTGTTTGAAAGCGTGCTCGACTATTTCCGTAAGGCCACTGGCGCCGACGTGAAATATTCCTCCTCGGAAAATTACGAGCAGCAGATCGTTATCGATACCCAGGCCGGCAGCCCGCCCAATGTCGCCATTCTCGCCCAGCCCGGTCTGGTCGCCGATCTCGCCTCCAAGGGTGCCTTGACGCCGTTGGGTGAGGAGAATGGACAATGGTTGAAGGACAATTTCTCCGCCGGTCAGTCCTGGGTCGATCTTTCCACCTTCAAGGGGAAGGACGGCAAGCCGCAGATCTATGGCTTCCCCTATAAGATCGATATCAAGTCGCTGATCTGGTATGTGCCTGAGAATTTCGAGGATGCTGGCTATGACGTGCCCAAGTCGATGGAAGAGTTGAAGGCGCTGACCGAAAAGATCGCTGCCGATGGCGGCACGCCGTGGTGCATCGGTCTGGGTTCCGGCGGTGCGACGGGCTGGCCCGCGACCGACTGGGTCGAAGACATGATGCTGCGGCTCTATCCGGCTGACGTCTACGATAAATGGGTGAAGAACGAGATCAAGTTTGACGATCCGCAAGTGGTGAAGGCCATCGAGGATTATGGCTGGTTCTCGCGCAATCCGAAATTCGTCGATGGCGGTGCGGCGGGCGTGGCATCTACCGATTTCCGCGATAGTCCGAAGGGCCTGTTTACCTCTCCGCCGAAATGCTACCTGCATCATCAGGCATCCTTCATTCCGTCCTTCTTCCCGCAAGGTACGGTCGTTGGTCAGGATGTCGATTTCTTCCCGACCCCGAATTATGCCAGCAAGCCTGAACTCGGCAATCCGGTAGAGGGGGCTGGCACCCTGGCGATGATCACTAAGGATTCGCCCGGCGCGCGTGCCTTTATCGACTTCATCAAGACCCCGATCGCCCATGAGGTCTGGATGGCGCAATCCGGCTTCCTGACCGCCTTTAAGGCGGCCAACCAGGAAACCTATGCCAACGACCCCTTGAAGAAACAGGGCAAGATCCTGCTTGATGCCACGACGTTCCGGTTTGACGGTTCCGACCTGATGCCGGGCAAGATCGGTGCGGGCGCTTTCTGGACCGCCATGGTCGATTATGCTGGCGGCAAATCCGCCGACGAAGTCGCCAAGGGCATCCAGAAATCCTGGGACGGCCTGAAGTAACGCTGCAATCGCCCGGGTATCGCAGCCTCAATCAGCTGCGATACCCGGGCATCCATATTGATAAGACGGGTTGGGAGGCCGGGTCCGTGGAACAGCTTTTATACGCATCGATTACCATCGTTATCGGCGTGGGTGCGGCGCTGGCCTATTTCTTCGGGTCGAACTTCATTCTCGACCGGCTGTTTCCCGCCAATATCCCGGATCTTTCCCGCGCCTCCCGCAATCTGCGGATCGCAGGCCAGATCCGGCCCTGGCTGTTTCTCGGCCCGGCGCTGCTGTCGCTCGGCATCTATCTGGTCTATCCGCTGTTTTCGTCGATTGCCTATTCGCTCTACGACCGGTCCGGCACCCAGTTTGTCGGTCTCGACAATTACCGCTGGATGATTTTCGATCGTGAATTCCGGGAATCGATCTTCAACAATATCCTCTGGTTGATCGTGGTGCCGACCGGCGCCACCCTGTTCGGCCTGGTGATTGCCGCGCTCACCGACCGCATCTGGTGGGGCAATATCGCCAAGTCGCTGATTTTCATGCCGATGGCGATTTCCTTTGTCGGCGCCTCGGTCATCTGGAAATTCGTCTATGATTACCGCGACGCGAATGCCGAGCAGATCGGCCTTCTCAACGCCATTGTCGTCTGGTTCGGCGGCACGCCGCAGGTGTGGATTTCCCTGCCGTTCTGGAACAATTTCTTCCTGATGGTCATCCTGATCTGGATTCAGACCGGCTTTGCCATGGTGCTGCTGTCGGCGGCCCTACGCGGCATTCCCGAGGAAACCATCGAGGCTGCGGTGATCGATGGCGCCAATCCCTGGCAGATTTTCATGAAGATCAAGGTGCCGCAGATCTGGGGTACGATTGCCGTGGTCTGGACGACGATTACCATCCTGGTGCTGAAGGTCTTCGATATCGTGCTGGCCATGACCAATGGCCAATGGCAGACCCAGGTTCTTGCCAACCTGATGTTTGACTGGATGTTCCGAGGCGGCGGGGATTTCGGTCGAGGGGCTGCCATTGCCGTTGTCATCATGCTGATGGTCGTGCCGATCATGATCTGGAATATCCGCAATGCACGCCGGGAAATGGGAGGCCATTGAGATGCGCACACGGGTTCTCTCTCCGCTGAATATTGCGGTTCATACGACTGTCTTGCTGCTCGTGCTGGTCTGGACCATCCCAACCATCGGCCTGCTGGTGACGTCCCTGCGCGACAAGAACCAGATCGTCGCCTCCGGTTGGTGGACGGCGCTGACCAGTTCCAGCCAGAAAGGCATTTTTCGCGCCCCCGGTGGCGAAGCGCAGCGCCAGGAGGGCGCAGCTTACGCAATATCCGGCAATGTGCTGGAGGGCGGGTCGGGCACGGTCAGTGCTTTCGGCACATCCAGCCTGAAGCCGGAGGAATTCGAAGCGGGTGCTACGGCCCAGCTCAAGGACGGCCAAACGTTGACGGTGGCCGCAGACGGTACCTTCAAGCTGACCTCGAATGCATCTTTCGAGGGATCGCGTGGCCAGCGTATTTTCTTCACGGCCGAGCAGCCGCCGCGTTTCAGCCTCGACAACTATCGCACGGTGTTGAATGCCGAGGGCATTGGCAAATCCTTCATCAATTCGCTGACGGTTGCCGTTCCCGCCACCATTATTCCCATTCTTGTGGCGGCCTTTGCCGCCTATGCGCTGGCCTGGATGCCCTTTCCGGGCCGCTCTCTCTTGCTTGCGGGTATTGTCGGCCTGCTGGTCGTGCCGCTGCAAATGTCGCTGATCCCGCTTCTGCGGATCTACAATGATGTCGGGGCGTTTTTCGGGGTGCCGTCGAAAACCTATCTTGGCATCTGGCTGGCTCATATGGGTTTTGGCTTGCCACTCGCCATCTATCTCTTGCGCAATTACATCGCCGGATTGCCGCGTGAAATCATGGAATCGGCAAGGGTGGACGGCGCCAGCGATTTTGAGATCTTCATCAAGATCGTGTTGCCGTTGTCCTATCCGGCGCTGGCGTCCTTCGCGATCTTCCAGTTTCTATGGACCTGGAACGACCTGCTGGTCGCCATGGTGTTTCTGGGGACCGGCAACGAGGAACTGGTGCTGACCGGCCGCCTCGTCAACCTGCTCGGCTCGCGTGGCGCCAATTGGGAAATTCTCACGGCCTCTGCCTTCATCACCATTATCGTGCCGCTTTTGGTGTTTTTCGTGCTGCAACGCTATCTGGTGCGCGGTCTGCTGGCCGGTTCCGTCAAGGGTGGCTGATCGCGTTTTCGACGGCTTGTTTTTCCTTCCTCCCTAAATCCCCAACAGGCCTAAATTTCCAAGAGGACAGATATTCATGACTGCTGCTTCCGATAGTGTCGCAATGCCGGACAAGGACTGGTGGCGCGGCGCGGTCATCTATCAGATTTATCCCCGCTCTTTCCAGGATTCCAACGGCGATGGCATTGGCGATCTAAAAGGCATCACCGCCCGCCTGCCACATGTGGCAGGCCTCGGTGCCGATGCGATCTGGATCTCGCCGTTCTTCACCTCGCCGATGAAGGACTTTGGTTATGACGTGTCCAATTACGTCGATGTCGATCCAATGTTCGGGACGCTCAACGATTTCGACGCGCTGATTTCCGAAGCCCATCGCCTTGGTATCAAGGTGATGATTGACCTCGTGATCTCCCACACGTCAGACCAGCATGCATGGTTCGTCGAAAGCCGTTCCAGCCGCATCAATGCCAGGTCCGACTGGTATGTCTGGTCTGATCCCAAGCCCGATGGCACGCCGCCGAACAATTGGCTGTCGATTTTCGGCGGGTCTGCCTGGCAATGGGACCCGAGCCGGATGCAGTATTACCTGCACAACTTCCTGACCTCGCAGCCCGATCTCAACATGCATAATCCGCATGTGCAGGAGGCGGTGCTTGATGCTGTCCGGTTCTGGCTGAAGCGTGGCGTTGACGGGTTTCGTCTGGACACCATCAATTTCTACTTTCATGACCTAGCCTTGCGCGACAATCCGGCCTTGGACCCGGAGCGCCGCAATGCGGCGACGGCACCGGCGGTCAATCCCTATAATTTCCAGGAGCATATCTACGACAAGAACCAGGCGGAAAACCTGGAATTCCTCAAGCGCTTTCGCTCTGTCCTGGATGAGTTTCCAGCGATTGCCGCCGTTGGCGAAGTCGGAGACAGCCAATACGGGCTGCAAATTGCCGGGCAATACACGTCGGGCGGCGACAAGATGCAGATGTGCTATGCCTTCGAATTCCTCGCGCCCGATCCGGTCACACCGGCGCTGGTCGCCAATACCCAGAAGGCCTTTCAGGAAGCTGCGCCTGAGGGCTGGGCTTGCTGGGCCTTTTCCAACCATGATGTGGTGCGCCATGTCAGCCGCTGGGGCGCCAACGTTGCCGACCGTGCCGCCTTCGCCAAGCAGATGGCCGCATTGTTGATGACCCAGCGTGGCTCGGTCTGCATCTATCAGGGCGAGGAACTGGGGCTGACCGAAGCCGATATCTCCTTTGAGGACCTGCAGGACCCTTACGGCATCCAGTTCTGGCCGGAATTCAAGGGGCGCGACGGTTGCCGCACGCCGATGGTCTGGGATACGCTGGCCAAGCAGTCCGGTTTCAGCGCCGCCGACAAAACCTGGTTGCCGATTCCGGTCGAGCATAGCCTCAACGCCGTCCATGTCCAGGAGGGGCATGACGACAGCGTGCTGGAACACTATCGGCGTTTCCTGCATTTCCGCAGAACGCAGCCAGCGCTGATCAAGGGCGAGATCGCCTTCCATACGGTCACGGAGACTGCCCTCGTCTATTCCCGTAGCCTGGACGGCGAGACAGTCTTGTGCGGCTTCAATATGTCTGCCGAACCGGCTGAACTGTCTTTGCCGGATGGAAATTGGCAGGCTCTGGAGGGCCATGGTTTTGCCGGGAGTGTCGCAGGCGGCAAGATCAGCCTTCCGGCCTGGGGTGCCTGGTTCGGTCACGGTTAAACATTGAGACTAACAAACGGTCATCTGTCCGGCTCATGGCGAGCCGGGCAGATCCTAAAACGAGGAGGGGGAGGACAATGGCAAGCTTGGTCCTGAAAGACATCCGCAAGGCCTATGGACAGGTCAAGGTGCTGCACGGCATCGATCTTGAAATCGCCAAGGGCGAGTTCGTGGTGTTTGTCGGTCCGTCCGGCTGCGGCAAATCCACGCTTTTGCGGATGATTGCCGGACTGGAGGACATTACCAGCGGCGAGATGCGCATCGATGACCAGATCGTCAATGACGTGCCGCCCTCCAAGCGCGGCATTGCCATGGTCTTCCAGTCCTATGCGCTGTACCCGCATATGACCGTCTATGACAATATGGCTTTCGGCATGCGGATCGCCGGTGAAAGCAAACAGGAAATCGAACGGCGGGTGCGCGCCGCCGCCGCCATCCTGCAATTGGAACCCTATCTTGACCGCTTGCCCAAGGCCTTGTCGGGCGGCCAGCGCCAGCGTGTGGCCATTGGCCGGGCGATCTGCCGAGATCCGAAA
It encodes the following:
- a CDS encoding carbohydrate ABC transporter permease; the protein is MEQLLYASITIVIGVGAALAYFFGSNFILDRLFPANIPDLSRASRNLRIAGQIRPWLFLGPALLSLGIYLVYPLFSSIAYSLYDRSGTQFVGLDNYRWMIFDREFRESIFNNILWLIVVPTGATLFGLVIAALTDRIWWGNIAKSLIFMPMAISFVGASVIWKFVYDYRDANAEQIGLLNAIVVWFGGTPQVWISLPFWNNFFLMVILIWIQTGFAMVLLSAALRGIPEETIEAAVIDGANPWQIFMKIKVPQIWGTIAVVWTTITILVLKVFDIVLAMTNGQWQTQVLANLMFDWMFRGGGDFGRGAAIAVVIMLMVVPIMIWNIRNARREMGGH
- a CDS encoding ABC transporter substrate-binding protein; amino-acid sequence: MKKHLLMGIAALCLVAGGANSAELKFKPGEDARFNWKSYEEFSKSHQLKGQTITIFGPWRGEDQALFESVLDYFRKATGADVKYSSSENYEQQIVIDTQAGSPPNVAILAQPGLVADLASKGALTPLGEENGQWLKDNFSAGQSWVDLSTFKGKDGKPQIYGFPYKIDIKSLIWYVPENFEDAGYDVPKSMEELKALTEKIAADGGTPWCIGLGSGGATGWPATDWVEDMMLRLYPADVYDKWVKNEIKFDDPQVVKAIEDYGWFSRNPKFVDGGAAGVASTDFRDSPKGLFTSPPKCYLHHQASFIPSFFPQGTVVGQDVDFFPTPNYASKPELGNPVEGAGTLAMITKDSPGARAFIDFIKTPIAHEVWMAQSGFLTAFKAANQETYANDPLKKQGKILLDATTFRFDGSDLMPGKIGAGAFWTAMVDYAGGKSADEVAKGIQKSWDGLK
- a CDS encoding alpha-glucosidase — its product is MTAASDSVAMPDKDWWRGAVIYQIYPRSFQDSNGDGIGDLKGITARLPHVAGLGADAIWISPFFTSPMKDFGYDVSNYVDVDPMFGTLNDFDALISEAHRLGIKVMIDLVISHTSDQHAWFVESRSSRINARSDWYVWSDPKPDGTPPNNWLSIFGGSAWQWDPSRMQYYLHNFLTSQPDLNMHNPHVQEAVLDAVRFWLKRGVDGFRLDTINFYFHDLALRDNPALDPERRNAATAPAVNPYNFQEHIYDKNQAENLEFLKRFRSVLDEFPAIAAVGEVGDSQYGLQIAGQYTSGGDKMQMCYAFEFLAPDPVTPALVANTQKAFQEAAPEGWACWAFSNHDVVRHVSRWGANVADRAAFAKQMAALLMTQRGSVCIYQGEELGLTEADISFEDLQDPYGIQFWPEFKGRDGCRTPMVWDTLAKQSGFSAADKTWLPIPVEHSLNAVHVQEGHDDSVLEHYRRFLHFRRTQPALIKGEIAFHTVTETALVYSRSLDGETVLCGFNMSAEPAELSLPDGNWQALEGHGFAGSVAGGKISLPAWGAWFGHG
- a CDS encoding carbohydrate ABC transporter permease, translated to MRTRVLSPLNIAVHTTVLLLVLVWTIPTIGLLVTSLRDKNQIVASGWWTALTSSSQKGIFRAPGGEAQRQEGAAYAISGNVLEGGSGTVSAFGTSSLKPEEFEAGATAQLKDGQTLTVAADGTFKLTSNASFEGSRGQRIFFTAEQPPRFSLDNYRTVLNAEGIGKSFINSLTVAVPATIIPILVAAFAAYALAWMPFPGRSLLLAGIVGLLVVPLQMSLIPLLRIYNDVGAFFGVPSKTYLGIWLAHMGFGLPLAIYLLRNYIAGLPREIMESARVDGASDFEIFIKIVLPLSYPALASFAIFQFLWTWNDLLVAMVFLGTGNEELVLTGRLVNLLGSRGANWEILTASAFITIIVPLLVFFVLQRYLVRGLLAGSVKGG